The proteins below come from a single Triticum aestivum cultivar Chinese Spring chromosome 5D, IWGSC CS RefSeq v2.1, whole genome shotgun sequence genomic window:
- the LOC123125547 gene encoding late embryogenesis abundant protein D-34 → MSQGQPRRPEGGEAMQADRPIKYGDVFDVSGVLAAQPVAPRDAAMLQSAENEVLGLGQTQKGGPAAVMQSAATLNARAGHVGRGQLTGPVADAGVTVTEADLPGRRVITESVAGQVVGRFVAPAPVTATEPSGALDQDAVTIGRALEAVAAAGAGAKPVDQSDSAAVQAAEMRATGSNLTVPGGIAAAVQAAADQNERAAREEDKVKLRDVLSDARSKLPADKGATREDAERVVSAEMRNKLDLTTTPGGVAEAVTTAARLNQERP, encoded by the exons ATGAGCCAGGGCCAGCCTCGGAGGCCCGAGGGCGGGGAGGCCATGCAGGCCGACCGGCCAATCAAGTACGGCGACGTGTTCGACGTCTCCGGGGTGCTGGCGGCGCAGCCCGTGGCGCCCAGGGACGCGGCGATGCTGCAGTCCGCCGAGAACGAGGTGCTGGGGCTGGGGCAGACGCAGAAGGGCGGGCCCGCGGCCGTCATGCAGTCGGCCGCCACGCTCAACGCGCGCGCCGGCCACGTCGGCCGCGGCCAGCTCACGGGCCCCGTCGCTGACGCGGGCGTCACCGTCACCGAGGCCGACCTGCCCGGCCGCCGCGTCATCACCGAGTCCGTCGCCGGGCAGGTCGTGGGCCGGTTCGTCGCGCCCGCGCCGGTGACGGCCACCGAGCCATCGGGCGCGCTGGACCAGGACGCCGTGACCATCGGGCGCGCGCTGGAGGCCGtcgcggcggccggcgcgggggCGAAGCCGGTGGACCAGAGTGACTCGGCGGCCGTCCAGGCGGCCGAGATGCGCGCCACGGGGTCCAACCTCACCGTCCCGGGGGGCATCGCCGCGGCTGTGCAGGCGGCCGCCGACCAGAACGAGCGCGCCGCGCGCGAGGAGGACAAGGTCAAGCTCCGGGACGTCCTCTCG GACGCGAGGAGCAAGCTGCCGGCGGACAAGGGGGCGACGAGGGAGGACGCGGAGAGGGTCGTGTCGGCGGAGATGCGGAACAAGCTGGACCTGACGACCACGCCGGGCGGCGTGGCGGAGGCGGTGACCACGGCGGCGCGGCTCAACCAGGAGCGCCCGTAG